A window of the Henckelia pumila isolate YLH828 chromosome 3, ASM3356847v2, whole genome shotgun sequence genome harbors these coding sequences:
- the LOC140887748 gene encoding piezo-type mechanosensitive ion channel homolog isoform X3, whose protein sequence is MGTILGGFVLPLLLLTAGVMNWSLISLINLMTSLFFRFTAPKRGFQFRGRILSLWFVLIYSALVVCLQVVFLTVSGIMGSSWSIADSWWIKLIGLMAIQSWKFPTAIYFMVIELSVGLVAIVEINRNNFGFFESQESCWGYLSSVVEHIGYRLRLVSCLLLPAVQLAVGISNPSWLSLPFFIGSCVGLIDWSLTSNFLGLFRWWKLLWVYAGLSICLLYIYQFRFVFPQSIEGIINSIGLYKVSVDCDGQEICSGISLMVFYYTLSCVKHDLEDMEFIMSMREGSLTEQLLPSRNSFFVRQLRSGVRHTNILLRGTVFRIFSINWFTYGFPVSLFALSYWSFHFASICAFGLLAYVGYIVYAFPSLFRLHRLNGLLLVFILLWAVSTYVFNVAFAYVNWKLGKDMEIWEMVGLWHYPIPGFFLLAQFCLGILVALGNLVSNSVFLCLSNEERQFSNESETEEVKEDAKVLLVATIAWGLRKCSRPIVLLLIFLIATKPGFIHAVYVIFFFAYLLSHDINKRMRQSLILLCEAHFAILYILQLNLVSRKIENGGSISKEVLKQLGLIGNDSSLDFLEIALLACFCAIHDHGFEMLFSFSAIVQHTPSPPIGFSILRAGLNKSVLLSVYATSNIRDDFENRSHERKVALYLSDIGKKFLSMYRSFGTYIAFLTILFAVYLVRPNYISFGYIFLLLFWIIGRQLVEKTKRRLWFPLKAYAIGVFIFMYILSIFPTIETWMSAEVDLLVFFGYDTESSLLGNLWESLAIMIVMQLYSYERRQSKHMKAEDHDPMQLGILGFIKRFLIWHSQKFLLIALFYASLSPISAFGFLYLLGLVCCSVLPTASRIPSKSFLIYTGFLVTAEYLFQMWGKQAKMFPGQKYHDLSLFLGLQVYKPSFEGLESGLRAKVLVIAACTLQYNVFRWLEKMSKILNVGRSEDPCPLFLSAEDLSTNVSTSDGYNQTISESRGTTTQRIGQSNSWPSFRHGIHQSSQASSSRRGSSNLAPRKYSFGYIWGTMNDSHQWNNKRIVAMKQERFEMQKTTLKVYLKFWMENMFKLFGLEINMIALLLASFALLNAISILYIACLASCVLLARPIIRKLWPIFVFLFATILLAEYFEMWKNTMPFNQDASTETNVHCHDCWKNSNTYFHFCQNCWLGLIVDDPRMLISSFMVFILACFKLRADRMSSFSGSSTYRQVLSQRKNAFVWQDLSFETKSMWTFLDYLRVYCYCHLLDLVLALILITGTLEYDILHLGYLGFALIFFRLRLTILKKKNKIFKYLRVYNFAVIVLSLAYQSPFIGDFNAGKCETIDYIYEVIGFYKYDYGFRITSRSALVEIIIFVLVSLQSYMFSSSEFDYVFRYLEAEQIGAIVREQEKKAAWKTEQLQHIRESEEKKRQRNLQVEKMKSEMLNLQIQLHGMNSTPVYDDVSPAKEGLRRRKNASLSRQDSEGFEKQDGDIHPDSQFSFNVYESPRGTRAESPFAVDFEKRSMDASLFEITELEEDAGENVIDESSKADKAKSQSKDNPLAQLIEDGVFQVQSIGNQAVSNLVSFLNIVPEDSNSNEPSSVEYGLSNDRGSPDVKNKHLNRTASLQSDRSRTSDRASLQIGRIVHHIWSRMRSNNDIVCYCCFVIVFLWNFSLLSMVYLAALFLYALCVNTGPSYIFWIVMLIYTEIYILVQYIYQIMIQHCGFSIHSDLLPKLGFPTRRIKSSFVISLLPLFLVYLFTLLQSSITAKDGEWFSVGFSNCRGGLLNRKQVVAGSSCWAKTKKVFQLMKQVTEMVILGCSRYWKSLTQEAESPPYFVQLSMDVKSWPEDGIQPERIESAVNQILRLVHEDNCKKEKPNHCPYASKVQIRSIEKSTENVNVALAVFEVVYTSPLADCVPAEQFSTLTPAADVAKEILKGRLAHLVEGAGFPYSILSVVGGGKREIDLYAYIFGADLTVFFLVAIFYQSVIKNKSEFLEYYQLEDQFPKEFVSMLMIIFFLMIVDRIIYLCSFTTGKVMFYLFNLILFTCAITEYAWNMDTSQQNAAGI, encoded by the exons ATGGGAACTATTTTGGGTGGATTTGTATTGCCCTTGCTGCTTCTCACAG CTGGGGTAATGAATTGGAGTTTGATTTCTCTCATTAATCTTATGACTTCACTGTTCTTCCGGTTTACTGCCCCTAAAAGAG GATTTCAGTTCAGAGGAAGGATTTTATCTTTGTGGTTTGTTCTCATTTACTCGGCTCTCGTGGTTTGTCTGCAAGTGGTATTTCTTACTGTGAGTGGCATTATGGGCTCATCATGGAGCATTGCTGATTCGTGGTGGATAAAGCTAATAGGACTTATGGC GATTCAGTCTTGGAAATTTCCCACAGCAATCTATTTCATGGTCATAGAATTATCAGTGGGGCTTGTTGCTATTGTCGAGATCAACAGGAACAATTTTGGCTTCTTTGAATCTCAAGAGTCATGCTGGGGTTATCTTTCATCAGTTGTTGAACATATAG GTTATCGCCTGAGGTTAGTTTCCTGCTTATTACTGCCAGCTGTGCAGTTGGCTGTGGGGATCAGCAATCCATCTTGGCTTTCTTTACCCTTTTTCATTGGCAGCTGTGTTGGCCTCATTGATTGGTCTTTAACGAGCAACTTTTTAGGCCTTTTCAG GTGGTGGAAGCTGCTGTGGGTATATGCTGGCTTGAGCATTTGTctgctatatatatatcagtttcGTTTTGTGTTTCCACAATCAATTGAAGGAATAATCAACTCAATTGGTCTGTACAAAGTATCAGTTGATTGTGACGGGCAAGAAATTTGTTCTGGTATTTCTCTGATGGTGTTCTACTATACG CTTTCTTGTGTGAAACATGATTTGGAGGACATGGAATTCATCATGTCCATGAGAGAGGGTAGCTTGACTGAGCAACTTCTTCCGTCAAGAAACTCCTTTTTTGTGCGGCAACTGAG GTCTGGAGTAAGGCATACCAACATTTTATTGAGGGGAACGGTGTTCAGGATTTTTAGTATTAACTGGTTCACTTACGGCTTTCCG GTGTCTTTGTTTGCCCTCTCGTATTGGAGCTTCCATTTTGCCAGTATTTGTGCATTTGGGTTACTTGCATATGTCGGATATATTGTGTATGCTTTTCCATCCTTGTTCCGCTTGCACCGGTTGAATGGGTTGCTTCTTGTATTTATTCTCTTGTGGGCTGTTAGCACATATGTATTCAATGTGGCTTTTGCATATGTGAACTGGAAACTGGGGAAG GACATGGAGATCTGGGAAATGGTTGGATTGTGGCATTATCCCATCCCTGGTTTCTTTCTTCTAGCACAGTTTTGTCTTGGAATTCTCGTAGCTCTTGGCAATCTTGTAAGCAATTCGGTTTTTTTATGCCTATCAAACGAGGAGAGGCAGTTCTCTAATGAGAGCGAGACTGAGGAAG TAAAAGAGGATGCCAAAGTCCTGCTAGTGGCTACAATAGCTTGGGGGCTGCGTAAATGTTCTCGGCCTATTGTGCTGTTGCTGATTTTCCTAATTGCGACTAAACCCGGTTTCATTCATGCTGTATATG TTATATTTTTCTTTGCCTATCTGCTGAGTCATGACATAAATAAAAGGATGCGCCAATCCCTTATTCTACTCTGCGAGGCTCATTTTGCGATATTATACATTCTTCAGCTTAATCTGGTTTCCAGAAAAATTGAAAATGGAGGATCTATAAGCAAGGAAGTTTTGAAACAGTTAG gtctcattgggaatgatagTTCTTTGGACTTCCTTGAAATAGCATTGCTTGCATGTTTTTGTGCCATTCATGACCATGGCTTTGAAATGTTATTCTCGTTTTCTGCTATTGTTCAGCACACACCCAGTCCTCCAATTGGATTTAGCATTCTGAGAGCTGGTCTGAACAAATCGGTTCTTTTGTCGGTCTATGCCACTTCCAACATCAGAGACGATTTCGAGAATCGTTCCCATG AGAGAAAGGTAGCTTTATATCTCAGTGACATTGGAAAGAAGTTCTTATCCATGTACAGATCATTTGGAACATATATAGCTTTTCTCACCATTCTTTTTGCGGTGTACCTTGTGAGACCCAATTATATATCATTTGGTTACATTTTCCTTCTCCTTTTCTGGATTATCGGAAGACAGCTTGTTGAGAAAACAAAACGTCGTCTATGGTTTCCGCTCAAAGCATACGCCATAGGAGTTTTCATCTTCAtgtatattttaagtattttcccTACAATTGAGACATGGATGTCTGCTGAAGTTGATCTTTTAGTATTCTTCGGCTATGATACAGAATCTTCTTTGTTAGGGAATCTTTGGGAGTCTCTGGCTATAATGATTGTCATGCAACTTTATAGCTATGAGAGAAGACAAAGCAAACACATGAAGGCAGAAGATCATGATCCAATGCAGTTGGGGATATTGGGGTTCATTAAGCGGTTTCTGATCTGGCACAGCCAAAAGTTTTTGCTTATTGCTCTGTTCTATGCATCATTATCTCCAATAAGTGCATTTGGGTTTTTGTATCTTCTTGGTCTTGTTTGCTGTTCAGTTTTGCCTACAGCCTCTAGAATCCCATCCAAATCGTTTTTAATCTACACAGGATTTCTGGTGACTGCTGAGTATTTATTTCAGATGTGGGGTAAACAAGCTAAAATGTTTCCTGGCCAAAAGTACCATGACTTATCTCTTTTTCTAGGTTTACAAGTGTATAAACCAAGTTTTGAGGGCCTAGAATCTGGTTTGAGGGCCAAAGTACTGGTGATTGCGGCGTGTACTCTTCAGTACAATGTTTTTCGTTGGTTGGAAAAAATGTCTAAGATTTTGAATGTAGGTAGATCAGAGGACCCTTGTCCGTTGTTTCTTTCAGCAGAAGATCTTTCTACTAATGTTTCAACTTCTGATGGGTATAACCAGACAATATCTGAATCTAGGGGCACAACTACTCAAAGAATAGGACAAAGCAATTCATGGCCGTCTTTCAGGCATGGTATCCATCAATCATCTCAGGCTTCGTCCTCTAGACGAGGCAGTAGTAATCTTGCACCCAGAAAATATTCATTTGGATATATCTGGGGAACTATGAATGACAGCCACCAGTGGAATAACAAAAGGATTGTTGCCATGAAACAAGAGAGATTTGAAATGCAGAAGACAACACTAAAAGTTTACCTGAAGTTTTGGAtggaaaacatgttcaaactcTTCGGTCTTGAGATAAATATGATAGCACTACTGCTAGCCAGTTTTGCTTTGCTAAATGCCATTTCTATTCTTTATATTGCTTGTCTCGCCTCCTGTGTCCTGTTGGCACGACCTATCATACGTAAACTGTGGCCAATCTTCGTCTTTCTGTTTGCCACAATTCTTCTtgctgaatactttgaaatgtGGAAGAACACGATGCCTTTCAATCAGGATGCTTCAACTGAGACCAATGTGCATTGCCATGATTGCTGGAAAAACTCAAATACATATTTCCACTTCTGTCAAAATTGTTGGTTGG GTCTTATTGTTGATGACCCTCGAATGCTGATAAGTTCTTTTATGGTCTTCATTCTTGCTTGTTTTAAACTCCGCGCAGATCGCATGTCCAGTTTTTCAGGATCATCTACATATCGTCAGGTGCTTTCTCAGCGTAAAAATGCTTTTGTTTGGCAAGATCTTTCATTTGAAACGAAGAGCATGTGGACTTTTCTCGACTATTTGAGGGTTTACTGTTATTGTCATCTGTTAGATCTAGTACTTGCGCTGATTCTTATCACGGGAACTCTGGAATATGACATTCTACACCTTGGATACCTTGGTTTTGCTCTTATTTTCTTCCGTTTGAGGCTTACCATactgaagaagaaaaataagatATTCAAGTACTTGCGTGTGTACAATTTTGCTGTTATTGTTCTCTCTCTGGCCTATCAGTCTCCTTTTATAGGGGATTTTAATGCAGGGAAGTGTGAAACAATCGATTATATTTATGAGGTGATCGGATTTTATAAATACGATTATGGATTCCGGATCACATCAAGATCTGCTTTGGTTGAAATCATCATTTTTGTTTTGGTGTCACTCCAGTCGTATATGTTTTCTTCTTCGGAATTTGATTATGTTTTTAGATACCTCGAAGCGGAACAAATTGGTGCAATTGTACGCGAGCAAGAGAAAAAAGCTGCTTGGAAAACCGAACAGTTGCAGCACATTCGCGAATCTGAAGAGAAGAAACGTCAACGAAACTTACAAGTTGAGAAAATGAAGTCTGAGATGCTCAACCTACAAATCCAGCTGCATGGTATGAATTCCACTCCTGTTTATGATGATGTTTCACCGGCTAAAGAAGGCTTGAGAAGAAGGAAGAATGCTTCACTTAGTCGGCAAGATAGTGAAGGCTTTGAGAAACAAGATGGGGATATACATCCTGATTCACAATTTTCTTTTAATGTGTATGAATCTCCTAGAGGTACAAGAGCAGAAAGTCCTTTTGCAGTTGATTTTGAAAAACGCTCAATGGATGCGTCCCTCTTCGAGATAACAGAACTTGAGGAGGATGCAGGTGAAAATGTTATTGATGAGTCATCCAAAGCAGACAAAGCTAAAAGCCAATCAAAGGACAATCCGTTAGCACAGTTAATAGAGGATGGTGTTTTCCAAGTGCAGTCAATTGGAAATCAGGCTGTTAGCAATCTTGTTAGCTTTTTGAATATTGTACCTGAAGATTCTAATTCAAATGAGCCCTCATCTGTTGAATATGGACTTTCTAATGACAGAGGAAGCCCAGATGTTAAAAATAAACACTTGAACCGTACGGCATCCTTGCAGTCTGACAGAAGTAGAACTTCGGATCGTGCAAGTCTACAGATTGGACGGATAGTTCATCACATATGGTCCCGGATGAGATCAAATAATGATATTGTGTGTTACTGTTGTTTCGTTATcgtgtttctttggaatttcagtTTGCTTTCGATGGTGTATTTGGCAGCTCTGTTCCTATATGCTCTCTGCGTGAATACAGGGCCAAGTTACATTTTCTGGATTGTGATGCTTATCTATACCGAGATATATATCTTGGTTCAGTATATCTACCAAATCATGATACAGCATTGTGGTTTCAGCATACATTCTGACCTTCTGCCCAAGTTGGGGTTTCCTACTAGAAGGATAAAATCATCATTTGTTATCAGTTTGCTACCTCTTTTTTTGGTCTACTTGTTTACTTTATTACAGAGCTCTATAACTGCAAAAGATGGCGAGTGGTTTTCAGTGGGATTTAGTAATTGCCGAGGGGGATTGCTAAATAGAAAGCAGGTTGTGGCAGGCTCCAGCTGTTGGGCGAAAACAAAGAAAGTGTTCCAATTAATGAAACAGGTGACTGAAATGGTGATCCTTGGCTGTTCTAGATACTGGAAATCTCTGACACAGGAAGCTGAATCTCCTCCATACTTTGTTCAATTGTCCATGGATGTGAAATCATGGCCCGAGGATGGGATTCAACCGGAGAGGATAGAGTCTGCAGTAAATCAGATTCTGAGGCTTGTGCATGAGGATAACTGCAAGAAAGAAAAGCCTAACCATTGCCCTTATGCCAGCAAGGTTCAAATTCGAAGTATTGAAAAAAGCACTGAAAATGTGAATGTGGCCTTGGCTGTTTTTGAGGTTGTTTATACCTCTCCATTAGCAGATTGTGTTCCAGCAGAACAATTCAGCACTCTTACTCCAGCAGCTGATGTTGCAAAAGAGATCCTTAAAGGTCGGCTTGCTCACCTTGTTGAAGGAGCTGGATTTCCTTACTCTATACTCTCGGTAGTTGGAGGCGGCAAAAGAGAAATTGACCTTTATGCATATATCTTTGGGGCTGATTTGACGGTTTTCTTTCTAGTCGCTATATTTTATCAATCTGTCATAAAAAATAAGAGTGAATTTCTGGAATATTATCAGCTTGAGGATCAATTTCCGAAAGAGTTTGTATCAATGCTAATG ATAATTTTCTTCTTGATGATTGTTGATCGCATCATATACTTGTGTTCATTTACGACGGGGAAGGTCATGTTTTATCTTTTCAACCTCATTCTTTTCACTTGTGCCATCACTGAGTATGCTTGGAATATGGATACTTCCCAGCAGAATGCCGCAGG GATATAA